Part of the Kordiimonas pumila genome is shown below.
GCTGTGGCAGCAGGATACAATAACAGAGCGTGACCGTGGTTATACCATTACAGGTGCCCCGTATGTTGCGAAGGATATTGTCGTTATTGGTAATAGTGGTGCTGAGCTGGATGCACGTGGTTATGTAACGGCGTATGATACCAAGACAGGTAAACAAGCTTGGCGCTTTTATACAGTGCCGAAAAGCTATGACGGTGTGCAAGAAAACCCCGAACTTGAAATGGCCGCAAAAACCTGGGACCAGAACAGTCTGTGGGAAGTGGGCCTTGGCGGTACAGTGTGGGATGCCATGGCCTATGATCCGGCATTAAACCTGCTTTATATTGGCACTGGTAATGCGGCTCCTTACCCGCGAAAGCTGCGTAGCCCAAGTGGCGGCGATAATCTGTTTCTGTCTTCTATTCTGGCAATTAATCCTGATACAGGCCGTTTGGTTTGGTACTATCAGACAACTCCGGCTGATAACTGGGATTTTACTTCAACCCAGAAACTCATTTTGGCAGATCTCACTATCAATGGTTCTGAACGTAAGGTGTTGATGCAGGCACCAAAAAATGGCTTTTTCTATGTGCTTGACCGGCAAAGTGGCGAATTATTATCTGCAGAACCTTATGTGCCCGTGAACTGGGCGTCCCACGTTGACCTTGCTACAGGAAAGCCGGTTGAAACCGGGCAGGGGGAGTATTTTGACGAGCCAAAGCTGGTGTTTCCTAGCCCAGCTGGCGGGCACAACTGGCAGCCAATGGCTTTCAATCGTGAAACTGGGCTTGTCTATATTCCTGTACTTGAAGCAAGTGCCGTTTGGCGAATGCCTAAAGAGCCATTTGTATATCAAAAAGGCGGCCTCAATACGACGTCTCAGTATTTTTTTCCAAGTGCAGGCAGTTGGGGGTTGGACAGTGAAGGTGCAAAAGGTCTGCCGCCGCTTACAGAGCTGGCGAAAGGCCAACCAGATCCTGTTATCCGTGGCTATTTACGCGCATGGGACCCTGTGCAGAATAAAGTGGCGTGGGAGGTCGAGACCTCGGATGTATGGCGCGGGCATATCTTTGCTATCTGGAATGGTGGCGGTGTGATGACAACGGCGAGTGACCTTGTGTTTCAGGGCCGTGCAACGGGTGATCTTGTTATGCTCGATGCCAAAACAGGGGCTGAACTTGCCAGTATTAATGTGGGTACAAGCATAATGGCAGCGCCTATGACATATAAGATAGACGGAGAGCAGTATGTTGCTGTTATGGCAGGTCTTGGTGGTGCGATTGGCCAAAGTTATCTGCCAGGTACGGCAGCTTATAAATATGGAAACAAAGGGCGTATTGTTGCCTTTAAGTTGAATGGTGGTCTTGTGCCACTGCGGCCTGAAAAACAGTATGACCAGCCGGATGGCTTCCCTATGCCGCCTGTTATGCGGCGCGGTGCGCCATTTCAGGTAAAAAATGGCGGCGAACTATTTGAGCGCAATTGTAGCAAGTGCCATATGAATGACGCTGACAGCGGTTCAGGCATTCCTGATCTGCGCCGAATGACCGAACAGGTGCACGGCGAGTTCACTGATATTCTTCTTAAAGGTATACGTGAAGAGCAGGGCATGGGGAACTTTAGCGAGCTGCTCACACCAGAAGAAGTGGAAGCAATCCACATGTACCTTATAGATCTTGCGTGGAGCACCTATGAAAGTTCGAGCAATGAGGCGAAGCCACACCAGCCAAAAGAGATTGAGGAGCAATAACATGGTAGCTCTAAAGGCTTTTAAGCCAATTACTGTGGTTTTGACCCTTTTGCTTGTCTTGACAGGAGCGGCGTTTATTAGTCAGAAATCATGGGCACAGGTTGTTACTACAAAAACTGTCAGTCTTAAACTTGCCGAAAGGTTGATAACGGCATGTGAAATAGCTGCAAGATCAAAAAAGCTCAGTATGTCATTGAGTGTAGTAGATTATACAGGAAATCCGGTGATGATAAAGCGCATGGATGGCGCCAGTTATAAAACACTCGAGGTTGCAACCGGCAAAGCCAAAACTGCGGCGCTTTTAGGAGTTCCAAGTGCAGCGCTTCAGGAGCTGGTGGATAACGGTAAACTCAGCTATCTAACAATTCCGGATATGATTATGATACGGGGAGGGCTTCCCATAATGGATGGGGATGATGTTATCGGTGGGTTTGCGGCAAGTGGTAGCACAGAAGTGCAGGACGAAGACTGTGTACAGAGTGCCTTACAGAAATGGGATTTAGAAAAAAGTAACGATTAGACCAGTGTCTTGTGTGGTTATGCAATAGCCTGTGCTAATAGCAAAGCTGATTAATATTATTTTAGGGAGCATTCAATGAAGGGTTTGGTTATAGGTCTTATTGGTGGGCTATGTCTGTCTGGAACAGTGGCAGCAGAAACATCTATCAGTAAAGATATAGATGCAGATTATGATTATCTGGAAAACCTTTATAAACATCTCCACCAAACTCCGGAGCTTTCTTTTAAAGAAGATAAAACATCGGTTAGGATGGCAGAAGAGCTCCGTAATGCAGGTTACACAGTCACAGAAAAGGTGGGCGGTTACGGCGTTGTTGGTGTGCTAAAAAATGGTGAAGGACCAACTATTTTGGTCCGTACTGATATGGATGCATTGCCTGTAGATGAAAAAACAGGCGTTCCTTATAGTAGCACAGTTAAAACAATTGATGATGTAGGCAAAACAGTTTCAGTGATGCACGCATGCGGTCACGATATGCATATGACGGTATTTACCGGTACTGCGCGCCTGCTTGCTGCAAAAAAAGATAAGTGGAAAGGCACTTTAGTGCTTATTGCTCAGCCAGCTGAAGAACGTGGCTCTGGTGCAAGAGCGATGCTTTCCGATAGTCTTTATGAGCGTTTTCCTCGCCCTGATTATGCTCTTGGCTTGCATGTTAGTGCAGGGTTGCCTGCAGGTGTGATCGGATATACGCCAGGCTATGCCATGGCCAATGTAGATACGGTTGATATTACTTTGTTTGGTATTGGCGGGCACGGTGCAGCACCGCATACCACAAAAGACCCGGTTGTTTTAGCAGCTCAAGTAGTAACTTCTCTGCAAACGCTGGTTTCACGCGAGCTTAACCCTACAGACCCCGGTGTTGTCACTGTTGGCTCAATACACGGCGGTACAAAACATAACATTATCTCAGGGCAGGTTGATCTTCAGCTTACTGTGCGATCTTATTCCGATAAGGCAAGGGAAACCTTATTAAGGGGTATAGAGCGTATTGCTAAAGGGCAGGCCGTCTCAATGGGTTTGCCTGAAGATAAAATGCCGATTGTGAAAATTAGTAAAGAAAGAACTCCGGCTGTTTATAATACCCCAGAAGTCACTGCAGGTGTGATTGCTATGCTGGAGGGCGAGCTTGGTGAACAGCATCTCTTGAAAATTGATCCAGTAATGGCTGGCGAAGATTTTTCTGAATATGGGCGTGTAGAACCTGCTATTCCAAGCGTCTTTATGTGGCTTGGTGCCGTTGCCCCTGATACATATGACAAGGCGCAAAAGAGTGGCGCTGCGCTACCGTCACTTCATTCCGCATATTTTGCACCAATGCCAAAACCAACCATTAAAACGGGTGTAGAGACACTAACAGATTCGGCACTTTATCTGTTCA
Proteins encoded:
- a CDS encoding GlcG/HbpS family heme-binding protein yields the protein MVALKAFKPITVVLTLLLVLTGAAFISQKSWAQVVTTKTVSLKLAERLITACEIAARSKKLSMSLSVVDYTGNPVMIKRMDGASYKTLEVATGKAKTAALLGVPSAALQELVDNGKLSYLTIPDMIMIRGGLPIMDGDDVIGGFAASGSTEVQDEDCVQSALQKWDLEKSND
- a CDS encoding amidohydrolase — encoded protein: MKGLVIGLIGGLCLSGTVAAETSISKDIDADYDYLENLYKHLHQTPELSFKEDKTSVRMAEELRNAGYTVTEKVGGYGVVGVLKNGEGPTILVRTDMDALPVDEKTGVPYSSTVKTIDDVGKTVSVMHACGHDMHMTVFTGTARLLAAKKDKWKGTLVLIAQPAEERGSGARAMLSDSLYERFPRPDYALGLHVSAGLPAGVIGYTPGYAMANVDTVDITLFGIGGHGAAPHTTKDPVVLAAQVVTSLQTLVSRELNPTDPGVVTVGSIHGGTKHNIISGQVDLQLTVRSYSDKARETLLRGIERIAKGQAVSMGLPEDKMPIVKISKERTPAVYNTPEVTAGVIAMLEGELGEQHLLKIDPVMAGEDFSEYGRVEPAIPSVFMWLGAVAPDTYDKAQKSGAALPSLHSAYFAPMPKPTIKTGVETLTDSALYLFNK
- a CDS encoding PQQ-dependent dehydrogenase, methanol/ethanol family — encoded protein: MRSRINNHLKLLSIIGTLSIAGCGENAGDTTINTTEMVSTVSGNITTERLLNIENEPGSWLTGGRDYQQSYFSPLTDINKGNASELGFAWQYEIDTTHGFEATPIVVDGVMYSSGPKGAVYAVDAKTGAEKWMFEPEIDPNIVRKVCCGMINRGISVWEGSVFVASLDGYLYALDAATGDVLWQQDTITERDRGYTITGAPYVAKDIVVIGNSGAELDARGYVTAYDTKTGKQAWRFYTVPKSYDGVQENPELEMAAKTWDQNSLWEVGLGGTVWDAMAYDPALNLLYIGTGNAAPYPRKLRSPSGGDNLFLSSILAINPDTGRLVWYYQTTPADNWDFTSTQKLILADLTINGSERKVLMQAPKNGFFYVLDRQSGELLSAEPYVPVNWASHVDLATGKPVETGQGEYFDEPKLVFPSPAGGHNWQPMAFNRETGLVYIPVLEASAVWRMPKEPFVYQKGGLNTTSQYFFPSAGSWGLDSEGAKGLPPLTELAKGQPDPVIRGYLRAWDPVQNKVAWEVETSDVWRGHIFAIWNGGGVMTTASDLVFQGRATGDLVMLDAKTGAELASINVGTSIMAAPMTYKIDGEQYVAVMAGLGGAIGQSYLPGTAAYKYGNKGRIVAFKLNGGLVPLRPEKQYDQPDGFPMPPVMRRGAPFQVKNGGELFERNCSKCHMNDADSGSGIPDLRRMTEQVHGEFTDILLKGIREEQGMGNFSELLTPEEVEAIHMYLIDLAWSTYESSSNEAKPHQPKEIEEQ